AGTATTACTAGATATAGTAAGTATGATTCTAaattgtttttacttttatcaatcaaaaaatttatgaacGTTACATATACTAATGGAGGTATAATcttcttgaaacaagttattttaaCTGTCATATAAATAGAACAACTTGAGTTAAACAAGAGAGAAAGAGAGGGTTGTAAtgttataaaaataattcattcgATCTGGACTTGAGTCACACTACATATGATATTTCGTATAGATTTTAATTGACATTAAAGAAATTactagtaattattttttatgttattcgTATTCTCTAAAAATAATGCACATATATTGACTTCTTCAAAATGTACTATTTCAAAAGGATTCAATTGACATATATCTAACAGTATTTTTAAGAAGTCTAAAAGGCATAGATTGTATcccatattattttatttttccttataaGTAACATAAAAACTCAAAAGTCAAACAATTTTGATCAAGTCTCACCTTGTTTGTGCTAAACACTACTCCCCCAACCCCACCCCACCCATATAATATGATTTCTTATTCGATATTCAATATTCGTATTGAAGTTTGATTAATTCAGATTCGTGTCGCATACAATCCCATTTGAAAAGAAACGTTCCCTATCAAGAAATCTTCCGTACCTAGAACTCAACCCGAGAATTCTGATTATGAAAAGAACAAGTTCATACACTACATTATATTCTTAAGtaattactatttttcttttgtttgaatTATCTCTCAGACAACTATAATTACGTCTCAATTCAAAACAAATCAAAGTTTATTATAATGATTCTCTAAGTACTTGCTGTACTTTTTTGTCCCATTTATAGTTAGTGTTGGTCTTTGTCATCATCATTTGTACTCTACAAAAAAGCCAAACTATCCCAACAATTaaaaacacaaacaaacaaCACTAGTTTTAGCAATATTATAAActccatttcaattttcaaaatatgaccAAAAATCACCCCTAGCAATGTCAGTTACAAGTTCTTGAAATCCTCTATGGCATTATagccaatttcaagaattcaacaaatacttttttttgttatttcttttgatCTCCGGGCGAAAATCTTCATAGAGAGTCAGAAAGCGTCAGTTCTCATATTGAGACACAGTAAGGAATTCCCATGTTACATGTTTTAGTCAAAGAAAAGTTTTGATACTTTTTATCTTGGGGCGAAGATTTTCTTAGAGAGTTAGAAAGCGCCAGTTCTCATAGTGAAGTTCAAAGAAGATAAAGTACTTTTTATCTCGAGGTAAAGatcatcataaaaaggtaaaaaacgTCAGAGATGATATAGATTATTCTGTCTCCatcaaaaaaaaagttgggACTTTTGATCTCAGGCAAAGATCTTCAGAGTTAGAAAGCGTCAGTTCTTATAGAGTGACAGTATAAAAAGGTATTTTGATTTGACAACAAACACTTATAGTTTATTTATCGATTCGATTAtcgaaaaaaaatgatgaaagtTAGAGGATTTAGGCTTGGAAGGAGACTTGTGAGAGTTTTCAAATTGTTTATTCATAGgagaaaaaagggtaaaatcagCTACAAACGTTTGGGATCTTCCAATTGTGCAACAAAAGCAATTTCAAAGCTATgtaattttggaaatttgttgAAGCATGGGGTTAAAAGTGTAAATTTTGTGAAACCCGGGTCGGGTTATATTCGGGTCGGATCAGAATTGATGGATCAGAACCAAATACCAAAGGGTCATTTGGCTGTGTATGTTGGTGAAAAAGAAGATGTTGCATGTAGAGTTTTAGTGCCTGTGATTTACTTTAATCATCCTTTGTTTGTTGATTTGTTGAGAGAGGCTGAAATGGTTTATGGGTTCAATCATTCGGGTGGGATCCAAATCCCTTGTCGGATATCTGAATTCGAGAACGTTCAATCGAGAATCGCAGCCACGGGTGGTGGTGGGAGTTGTCGCGAAAGGCGGAGCTGGAGGTATAAGTACTGGTGAGTTGTGATCAGAATTGAATCTAAGATCTAGAAGTACACTGTTTTAATATGTTATGAGTGTAGTAGAAAGTAATGAATTCCCGTCATGGGTGGCGGTAAAAGTTGTTGTGAAAGGCGAAAGTACGGGTGAGTTGTGATTAGGGGTGAATCTTAGATTTGAAAGTacatttttaacttatttgcgtagaagaaagtaaagaattGCTGCCAACTAGTGGCCGTGGAAGTTGTTGTGGAGGCGAAGCTATGGTCAATTAGAagcgaattcaaaatttaaaagtataatttttttaacttatgTGTATTTGAAGAAAGTAATGTATTACATTCACTTCTTTTTAGATTCATCTTTGACTATTTGATTATGTCggaatttgtatatatttatttagtaaTCAGTCTGTTAGTTTCTTTTATCGCAT
This genomic stretch from Solanum stenotomum isolate F172 chromosome 10, ASM1918654v1, whole genome shotgun sequence harbors:
- the LOC125841487 gene encoding auxin-responsive protein SAUR36-like translates to MMKVRGFRLGRRLVRVFKLFIHRRKKGKISYKRLGSSNCATKAISKLCNFGNLLKHGVKSVNFVKPGSGYIRVGSELMDQNQIPKGHLAVYVGEKEDVACRVLVPVIYFNHPLFVDLLREAEMVYGFNHSGGIQIPCRISEFENVQSRIAATGGGGSCRERRSWRYKYW